The proteins below come from a single Parazoarcus communis genomic window:
- a CDS encoding LysR family transcriptional regulator, giving the protein MKHLLPLRYIDVIARSGSIRKAADSLAITSTALNRRILAMEEELGVPIFERLPRGVRLSAAGEILIHHVRNQLSDMERVKSQISDLTGERRGHVSIACSQALLPFFLPNQIAQYRHAHPAVTFEVLVRDRAAAEQALVDMSADLALVFEPLRLMDFQVLQRVRQPVHALMRPNHPLAQAGTLRLRDCLRYPVALPTSQYGVRHLLELAVQRSSLTLQPVVESDSFEFLRSHALEEDILAFQIPIGLPIGTEGSGMVSRPLDVRDVPPGVLYFGQLRGRILPVAVSRFATQVLETLTHRFETD; this is encoded by the coding sequence ATGAAGCATCTTCTGCCGCTGCGCTACATCGACGTCATTGCTCGCAGCGGCTCCATCCGCAAGGCGGCAGACAGTCTCGCGATCACATCCACCGCACTGAACCGCCGCATCCTCGCGATGGAAGAGGAACTGGGCGTGCCCATCTTCGAGCGCCTGCCCCGCGGCGTGCGACTGTCCGCCGCCGGCGAGATCCTGATCCATCATGTGCGCAATCAGCTGAGCGACATGGAGCGCGTCAAGAGCCAGATCTCCGACCTTACCGGCGAGCGTCGGGGCCATGTATCGATCGCCTGCAGCCAGGCCCTGCTGCCGTTCTTCCTGCCCAACCAGATCGCCCAGTACCGGCATGCACACCCTGCCGTTACCTTTGAAGTCCTCGTCCGCGACCGTGCCGCCGCCGAGCAGGCGCTGGTCGACATGAGCGCGGATCTTGCACTGGTATTCGAGCCCTTAAGGCTCATGGACTTTCAGGTCCTGCAGCGGGTCCGCCAGCCGGTTCATGCGCTCATGCGCCCGAATCATCCGCTGGCACAGGCCGGGACCTTGCGCCTGCGCGACTGCCTGCGTTATCCGGTGGCGCTGCCGACCTCGCAATATGGCGTGCGCCACCTGCTCGAACTGGCGGTGCAGCGCAGTTCGCTCACCTTGCAGCCGGTGGTCGAGTCAGACAGTTTTGAATTTCTGCGCAGTCACGCGCTGGAAGAAGACATTCTCGCCTTCCAGATTCCGATCGGTCTGCCGATCGGCACCGAAGGCAGCGGCATGGTCAGCAGACCGCTCGACGTACGCGACGTCCCGCCCGGCGTGCTCTATTTCGGTCAGTTGCGCGGGCGCATCCTGCCGGTTGCGGTGTCGCGCTTCGCCACCCAGGTACTGGAAACCCTCACCCACCGCTTCGAGACGGACTAG